From the Mahella australiensis 50-1 BON genome, the window CTCTAATCTTTCGTAGAATACTATTACTATATCGCCCGGTTGCGCCTGACCCATGGCGGCGCTTATGGCGTCAGTTTCCGATAATATGATATTCATGCTGCTTTTTGGCATGCCTGCTCTCAGCGCTCCTTGCTGAAGCAGGCGGCTTACTTCGCCCGTTTGCCTTCCTCGTAGCTCTATATCCTCTTTTATTATTATGCGATCGAATCCATAACCTGCTATGCGGCCCATCTCGATAATATCTTCATCCCTTCGGTCACCTGGTGCCCCTATGACGCCTATAAGCCTGGCGGGATTCATTTGTTTTAACGCGCTTATGACCGATTTGTAGCTTTCGACGTTGTGTGCGTAATCGACTATAACCCTGAAGTCGCGGACATTGAATATATTGAATCGCCCGGGGTTTTGCAGCGAGTCGCTGTAGAATGTCCGAAGAGCCTTTTCCATAACCGATACAGGTACTTTTATACCATAGCCAGCTGCTACGGCTGCCATGCTATTCTCAATATTGTAGGTGAGCTTTCCTTCCCATGTGGCGGGTATCTCATCAACGGCTATAACATTGTATATATTTTCACCGTCGAACAGTACTATATAATCGTCTTTTAGATATACCGCAGGCCGCCCGTTGTCTATCTGATGCTGTATCAGGATGTTATTTTGATTAAAGGAGAAGTAAATTAGGTTGCAGCGTACGCGCCTAGCTGCTTGTACCGATATAGCGTCATCAGCGTTGAGCACGGCATAGCCGTTATCCTTAACTGCTTCCACTATCAGGGATTTGACATGCAGCATATCCTCCAATGTGTGTATACCATCTATCCCCAGGTGATCGCCAGTTATATTGGTGATGACGCCTACATCGCTGAGATCATAACCTAGTCCCGAGCGTATTATGCCACCTCGTGCGGTTTCCAATACGGCAGCTTCCACCGATTTGTCGCTTAATATTATCTGTGCACTAGCCGGCCCTGTAGTGTCACCTTTCATTATGCACTCATCGTTGATATATATGCCTCCCGTTGTGGTCATACCAACATTGAGGCCCTGGGTGCGCAACATATGGGCGATTATGCGCACGGTGGTGGTTTTGCCATTGCTGCCTGTAACTGACACTATGGGTATTGACGAGCGTTGCCCTTGAGGATAAAGCATGTCTATTATGGCTTTGGCGGCATTTCTCGGTTTTCCTTTATAAGGATAGTGATGCATGCGTATGCCGGGTGCCGCATTGATCTCGATGATGGCACCGTTTACGCCGTCTAATGGAACATCTATATCCAAGGCCGTTATGTCTATACCAGCTACATCTAGGCCTATAATTCTGGCAGCGCGCAGTGCCAAATCTGCGTTGTAAGGATGAATTTTGTCTGTGCGATCAATTGCTATCCCGCCGGTACTGAGGTTGCCGTTTACCCTTAAATACACTTTTTGCCCGCTTTGAGGTATGGAGTCGATGTTTAAACCGTTTTTGTGCAGATAGGATGTTACCTGTTCGTCTATTTTGATCTTAGTGAGAGGACGTTCATGATCATCACCGCGCCTTTCGTCACTATTGATCATATTTACCAGTTCGACTATAGTGTGGTGGCCGTCACCTACGACGTAAGGCGGTATCTTCTCGGATACGGCTATTATCTTATCTCCTACTACCAGTACTCTATAATCGCGGCCCTTTATATATTTTTCTACTATTATCTCTTGGTCGAACAGGCTGGCGCTTTTGAATGCTTGCTTTACAGCCTCGGGGTTATTAAGTTCTAACCATACGCCTTTGCCCTGATTTCCGCCTTTAGGCTTTACTACCACGGGATAACCGATGCTTTCGGCTATCGATATCGCTTCGTCCGCTTCTGAGCAGCTTTGACCAATGGGAACGGGTATACCGATATCTGCTAATATGGATTTTGTAATCATTTTATCACAAGCTATATCCACCGCGATACAGCTTGTATTCTCGGTTATAGTGGCTTCTATTCGTTTTTGATATTTACCATAGCCTAATTGCAGTATACTGCCATCGCCTATACGCATTATCGGTATATCGCTTTCTCTGGCGGCATTTACTAGAGCTTGTGTACTGGGACCGAGCTGTGCGCCGGCGGCCTTGACTTTTAGCTTTTTTAACCTGTTATCGGTATCAATGCTTTGCTGATTTATCAATGCCTCCGTAATGTCTATTGCCAGCCGCGCAGCTTCTAAACCGACACATTCGACATCATATGCGAATACTATTAGATATTGAGAATTTCCATCTATGCAGCGGGCTTTGCCAAAGGATACATCGTAGCCCAGGCAATGTTGTATCTCCAATGATAGGTGTTCTATAACATGGGCCAGATAGGTTCCCTCATACAGACGTTCTACGAAACCCCCCTCGTATCCCGGCGAGCATCTATGTTGTCTCAAGCCGGGAAACATTTGAAGTAAACGTTGATTGAAATCTGTTATATCCTTGGTAGCAACATTATCGAAATTTTCGAGATCTATCACCAGCTTTATAACCGGTTTGTGGCTGAATATATTTCTGCCTTTGTATGCTTTGAGTTCACAGATGTGCAATGCTTGTCTCCTCCTGTTTTGTGTCATAAGTTAACAATGGTTGACGTATGTTCATATCAAACCCGTAGCTTGCTGGAAGGATATGCAATGTTATATTGGTTAGAGCCAATGGTTGATCGGGTTTTAGTTCCGATACATTGGTATAGTCGATATGTATACCATCCAATACCGTTACGGCTCCAGAACCTATGACGCGGAAACAGCCATTCGGCATAACATGTATGGCGGTATCTTCATCTATGCCTATGCCGAGCATATATGGATTTTGCGCTATAGCTGATAGTAATCTGCCTATCCTTCCCCGTTGTGCAAAGTGCTGGTCTATTACCGCACCTTTCAATAATCCAAGGCCAGGCGCCATTTTCAACGTACATTTTCGAGGCGAATCGTCATCTTCACCTGATACTATCATAGTTTGGCTCATCGCCGAAGCGCCGGCGCTGGTGCCTGCTATGAGCAGTCCATCTTCATAGGCCCGCAATAACGCCTCATCTGCCAACGTGCCGCCGAGTATACTGCTTATGCGAAGCTGATCGCCGCCTGTAAAAAAGACGCAGCTGGCATTGTATATTGCATCGGCATATTTTTGCTTATTAGCGTCCTGTCTGTCGTTTATATTCAACACTTTTACATCTTTTACTCCCAATTGATCGAATATATCTATATATTCATTGCCAACCTCTTTTTGATATTCGGTAGCGACCGTGATTATAAGTATAATGCTGTCGTTGCCACCGCTTAATAACACAGTTTCTTTTAATATTCTGCGGTCGCCGTATTTATCTTCGGCGCCACCTATAATGATCAAATTTCCTTTGACCTTATTATTCATAACCATCCTCCAATATATACCCTATATTTTTACTATTTTAGACTATGTTTATTCATTTTTAATTGCTACTGTATGAATGTATATGATATAATAAACATAAATCTATGCAACCGTTTGTCTTAACGAGAGGAGATGAATTATGGGCATTACCATTAAAGATGTTGCTAAAGCGGCTAACGTGTCGCCGTCTACGGTATCGCGCGTTGTGAAAGACAGCCCGCGCATAAGCCAAGAAACCAAAAAACGTGTCAGACAGGCAATGCGTGAACTTGGCTATCATCCGAATGCAATGGCTCAAAGCCTTACTAGCAAGAATACAGGTAATATAGGCATAATGTTGCCACGTCCA encodes:
- the cphA gene encoding cyanophycin synthetase; the protein is MHICELKAYKGRNIFSHKPVIKLVIDLENFDNVATKDITDFNQRLLQMFPGLRQHRCSPGYEGGFVERLYEGTYLAHVIEHLSLEIQHCLGYDVSFGKARCIDGNSQYLIVFAYDVECVGLEAARLAIDITEALINQQSIDTDNRLKKLKVKAAGAQLGPSTQALVNAARESDIPIMRIGDGSILQLGYGKYQKRIEATITENTSCIAVDIACDKMITKSILADIGIPVPIGQSCSEADEAISIAESIGYPVVVKPKGGNQGKGVWLELNNPEAVKQAFKSASLFDQEIIVEKYIKGRDYRVLVVGDKIIAVSEKIPPYVVGDGHHTIVELVNMINSDERRGDDHERPLTKIKIDEQVTSYLHKNGLNIDSIPQSGQKVYLRVNGNLSTGGIAIDRTDKIHPYNADLALRAARIIGLDVAGIDITALDIDVPLDGVNGAIIEINAAPGIRMHHYPYKGKPRNAAKAIIDMLYPQGQRSSIPIVSVTGSNGKTTTVRIIAHMLRTQGLNVGMTTTGGIYINDECIMKGDTTGPASAQIILSDKSVEAAVLETARGGIIRSGLGYDLSDVGVITNITGDHLGIDGIHTLEDMLHVKSLIVEAVKDNGYAVLNADDAISVQAARRVRCNLIYFSFNQNNILIQHQIDNGRPAVYLKDDYIVLFDGENIYNVIAVDEIPATWEGKLTYNIENSMAAVAAGYGIKVPVSVMEKALRTFYSDSLQNPGRFNIFNVRDFRVIVDYAHNVESYKSVISALKQMNPARLIGVIGAPGDRRDEDIIEMGRIAGYGFDRIIIKEDIELRGRQTGEVSRLLQQGALRAGMPKSSMNIILSETDAISAAMGQAQPGDIVIVFYERLEPILDAIKKASPLEPHVFSPPQNMLL
- a CDS encoding cyanophycinase; protein product: MNNKVKGNLIIIGGAEDKYGDRRILKETVLLSGGNDSIILIITVATEYQKEVGNEYIDIFDQLGVKDVKVLNINDRQDANKQKYADAIYNASCVFFTGGDQLRISSILGGTLADEALLRAYEDGLLIAGTSAGASAMSQTMIVSGEDDDSPRKCTLKMAPGLGLLKGAVIDQHFAQRGRIGRLLSAIAQNPYMLGIGIDEDTAIHVMPNGCFRVIGSGAVTVLDGIHIDYTNVSELKPDQPLALTNITLHILPASYGFDMNIRQPLLTYDTKQEETSIAHL